The Photobacterium sp. TY1-4 DNA window GAGCTTTAGCGTGCAGAATGATGAACACGGGCTGGAATATAACGGGCACAACCTGGCATCAATGTTTGCCCAGAAGCGGAATCTTTTGAATCCGATGTTCTATCGCTTCATTGCCGATATTCTGCGTTTTAACAAACTCGCCCGGGAGGTTGACCTTGAGACTGCCGCGAGCCGTACGTTGGGGGCGTTTCTTCAGAAGCACCGGTTTAACGCCTATTTTGCCGAAAACTATATTCTGCCGATGGGGGCCGCCATCTGGTCTTCGACCTTGTCAGATATGCGGGCATTTCCGCTTGAGTTTTTTATTCGTTTTTTCCGCAATCACGGTTTGCTCGATGTTATCAATCGGCCGCAGTGGTTTGTGATCCCCGGCGGCTCGCGGGAATACGTTCGTCGGCTGGTGGCCCCGTTTCAGGAGCGCGTATTGCTCTCCCAGTCGATCCAGCAGATTTTTCGTCAGGAAGGCCGGGTCAAAATTGTTACCGGTCAGGGAAGCGACACCTATGATCAGGTGATTCTGGCTTGCCACAGCGATCAGGCGCTGGCTTTGCTGGCCGATGCCTCCGAAGCCGAGCAACAGGTACTCGGTGCCATGACCTACCAGGATAATGAGGTGGTGCTACATACCGACACCCGACTGCTCCCGGACTCTAAGGCTGCATGGGCCGCCTGGAATTATCATCTCGGGGCGTCAGATGCGAATCGTGACCATCAGCTGGCCAGCCTGACGTACAACATGAACATCCTGCAACGGCTGTCGGCTCCGGAAACTTTTTGCGTCAGTCTGAATCAGACCGGGCAAATAGCAGAAGAGAAAATACTGCGGCGCTTTACCTACGCGCATCCGGTATTTACCACGGCCAGTATGCTGGCGCAGCAGTCACGAGACACCATAAACGGGCGGCGGGGTACCTGGTTCTGCGGTGCCTACTGGTACAACGGTTTTCATGAAGATGGGGTACGCAGCGCACTGGATGTGGTGGCCGGGATTGAAGCCCGCACCCAGCAACTGGCTTTTGCGGATCTCCCGGAAGGCTCAGGAGTGGTGTCATGAATAGCGCCCTGTTTGTCGGAAGTGTTCGCCACCGGCGCTTTTCGCCGGTCAGCCACAGCTTCAGCTATCCGATGTTTATGCCGTGGATTGACCTCGATGAGCTCTATGAACTACAGCAGCGGGTGAAGGGCTTTGGGACTGGACT harbors:
- a CDS encoding NAD(P)/FAD-dependent oxidoreductase translates to MKIAIIGSGISGLTCAWHLHRQHDVTVYEANDYIGGHTATVDVSVPSGDYAIDTGFIVFNDRTYPRFEALLAELGIAGLPTEMSFSVQNDEHGLEYNGHNLASMFAQKRNLLNPMFYRFIADILRFNKLAREVDLETAASRTLGAFLQKHRFNAYFAENYILPMGAAIWSSTLSDMRAFPLEFFIRFFRNHGLLDVINRPQWFVIPGGSREYVRRLVAPFQERVLLSQSIQQIFRQEGRVKIVTGQGSDTYDQVILACHSDQALALLADASEAEQQVLGAMTYQDNEVVLHTDTRLLPDSKAAWAAWNYHLGASDANRDHQLASLTYNMNILQRLSAPETFCVSLNQTGQIAEEKILRRFTYAHPVFTTASMLAQQSRDTINGRRGTWFCGAYWYNGFHEDGVRSALDVVAGIEARTQQLAFADLPEGSGVVS